One genomic region from Tigriopus californicus strain San Diego chromosome 4, Tcal_SD_v2.1, whole genome shotgun sequence encodes:
- the LOC131879100 gene encoding uncharacterized protein LOC131879100 — MKTIVLLLAVAFVKAEPQFLYNSPLAYTSQYAPLAYTTYAASPLMKAMDPKAEKDMKVEMEPKQKIEYQYQPYASVAAPWAYKMPLTTAYQTYASAALPLAYNVPLAPKYQAKNGDVEHTVYKREAEAEADAQFLYNGYYPYTTYAAAPAATWAATPAWAAYSPYYAAPVVANKYVVPAAKAIDVKDKVYANDAMSAWQYAAKGQYVADSAGAVHIAKREAEADPALIYGYGYTPYASTYATNYAYAPYAAYPYSAINPYTVAAPYYYKY, encoded by the exons ATGAAGACCATTGTTCTC CTCTTGGCCGTCGCCTTCGTCAAGGCTGAGCCTCAGTTCCTCTACAACAGTCCCTTGGCCTACACCAGCCAATATGCTCCTTTGGCTTACACCACCTACGCCGCCTCTCCCCTGATGAAGGCCATGGACCCCAAGGCCGAGAAGGACATGAAGGTTGAGATGGAGCCCAAGCAAAAGATTGAGTACCAATACCAGCCTTATGCCTCTGTCGCCGCCCCTTGGGCTTACAAGATGCCTTTGACCACCGCTTACCAGACTTATGCCTCTGCTGCCCTTCCCTTGGCTTACAACGTGCCTTTGGCCCCCAAGTACCAAGCCAAGAACGGCGATGTCGAGCATACCGTCTACAAGCGTGAGGCCGAGGCTGAGGCTGATGCCCAATTCTTGTACAACGGCTACTACCCCTACACCACCTACGCCGCCGCTCCCGCCGCCACCTGGGCCGCCACCCCCGCTTGGGCTGCCTATTCTCCCTACTACGCTGCCCCCGTGGTTGCTAACAAGTACGTCGTCCCCGCTGCCAAGGCCATTGATGTTAAGGACAAGGTCTACGCCAACGATGCCATGTCTGCCTGGCAATACGCCGCCAAGGGCCAATACGTGGCTGACTCCGCTGGTGCCGTCCATATTGCTAAGCGCGAGGCTGAGGCCGACCCCGCTCTGATCTACGGATACGGTTATACTCCTTATGCCTCCACCTACGCCACCAACTACGCTTATGCTCCCTATGCCGCCTACCCTTACTCCGCCATCAACCCCTACACCGTTGCCGCCCCCTACTACTATAAGTACTAA